A single genomic interval of Deltaproteobacteria bacterium harbors:
- a CDS encoding aminotransferase class V-fold PLP-dependent enzyme, protein MNEPRTADNCIYFDNAATSFPKPPAVTEAVVDYMTRVGGNPGRSGHPLSVRAGEIVFSAREAVASLFGVSHPMHVIFCSNATEALNLAILGITREGDHVITTGMEHNSTFRPLTELERRGRITLSMVPCSRAGIIDRVALEKTITGETRLMVVNHASNVNGTVQPLREISAICRKKNIILIADCAQSAGVVDIDMGDDGIDLLAFSGHKGLYGPTGTGGLVISDGFDASMLVPLKYGGTGSYSEKPIQPPFLPDRFESGTLNAAGISGMLAGIEHIRNTVPGGLKEVREHKKALVAHFLEEASKRVPGFISYTPADLLNTGVVSFNIRPNAPSSIAGILADTYGIMCRAGLHCAPLAHQTLGTFPRGTVRFSFSIFNTVDEIDTALDALEEITRREI, encoded by the coding sequence ATGAATGAACCACGCACGGCAGACAACTGTATCTATTTCGACAATGCCGCCACGTCCTTTCCCAAGCCGCCGGCGGTCACCGAGGCGGTGGTCGATTACATGACCCGCGTCGGCGGGAACCCGGGCCGTTCGGGTCATCCTCTGTCGGTGAGGGCGGGTGAGATCGTCTTTTCGGCGCGGGAGGCCGTCGCGTCCCTCTTCGGGGTGTCACACCCCATGCACGTCATATTCTGCTCCAATGCCACCGAGGCGCTCAACCTCGCCATCCTGGGCATTACCCGTGAAGGCGATCATGTCATTACCACCGGCATGGAGCATAACAGCACTTTCCGACCCCTGACGGAGTTGGAGCGGCGGGGAAGGATCACCCTTTCAATGGTGCCCTGCTCGCGCGCGGGGATCATCGACCGTGTCGCCCTGGAAAAGACCATCACCGGTGAAACACGGCTCATGGTGGTCAACCATGCCTCCAACGTGAACGGGACCGTGCAGCCCCTCCGGGAGATCAGCGCGATATGCAGGAAAAAGAACATCATCCTGATCGCCGATTGCGCCCAATCCGCCGGCGTTGTCGACATAGACATGGGAGATGACGGCATCGACCTTCTTGCCTTCTCGGGGCACAAGGGCCTGTACGGGCCGACCGGCACGGGCGGGCTCGTCATTTCCGACGGGTTCGACGCGTCAATGCTCGTGCCGCTCAAGTATGGCGGGACGGGGAGCTACTCGGAAAAACCCATACAGCCGCCCTTCCTGCCCGACCGGTTCGAGAGCGGCACCCTGAACGCCGCCGGCATCAGCGGTATGCTGGCCGGCATCGAGCATATACGAAACACCGTTCCTGGCGGCCTGAAGGAGGTTCGGGAACACAAAAAGGCCCTTGTCGCTCATTTCCTTGAAGAGGCTTCGAAGCGGGTTCCCGGATTTATCTCCTACACGCCCGCCGACTTGCTCAACACCGGGGTTGTATCATTCAACATCCGGCCCAATGCACCGTCATCGATCGCCGGTATCCTCGCCGACACTTACGGGATCATGTGCCGGGCCGGCCTCCACTGCGCCCCTCTCGCTCACCAGACGCTGGGGACCTTTCCCCGCGGAACGGTTCGGTTTTCGTTCAGTATCTTCAATACAGTGGACGAGATCGATACGGCCCTCGACGCCCTGGAGGAGATCACCCGGCGGGAGATATGA
- a CDS encoding DUF3343 domain-containing protein: MSEYLVVLFHSTNYAVWASDTLKRSDIWYKMVPVPRHLSSDCGSCVLLRKDDEQRVRTLLDERGIEYDRFAAFEYPD; encoded by the coding sequence ATGTCGGAATACCTGGTCGTGCTTTTTCACTCCACCAATTATGCAGTGTGGGCCTCAGATACCCTGAAGAGATCGGACATCTGGTATAAGATGGTCCCCGTCCCCCGTCACCTGAGTTCCGATTGCGGTTCCTGTGTCCTTCTGCGAAAGGATGATGAGCAAAGGGTCCGGACGCTACTTGACGAAAGAGGTATCGAGTACGACCGGTTCGCCGCGTTTGAATATCCTGACTGA
- a CDS encoding type II/IV secretion system protein yields the protein MYRDVILELRDGRRESGILSHDFDPQVESLEIMTKHDGKRHNYNFSDVCCVKMIPDSNWILSSGHRWVNKCITTITGQQYVVYSLGEKKSDTGFFALNTNSNGDGDYKLIFFNYSAIDSRAPINVIENNQSENPGASPTLYKYLFKQQQRVASGRKDANEALSLPEDKSKGMFSSLYDDMQKFRVGQILVLADLITQTQLDETLEEQKNVRNKKIGKLLMEKKMITEEQLLKALAIKLRMKYVDLTRIIPDKCALDMIPGNIAKSLNVIPIEKDEARVIVATADPTDIRIEDLLRFYTRKRIEFVVATSKQITEGITHYYYEGNFGVKDLIDDITDTSLVSWEDEKEQQDQISESDSLIISLVNRILREAYLRGSSDIHFEPGMRKEPSQVRYRIDGVCSVAHHIPAVYKRALVSRIKILANLDISEHRRPQSGKIALRYGAEQVEFRVEVTPTAGGNEDVVLRVLRSSRLFQLEELGFSDYNLQTFKELVEKPYGMLLCVGPTGSGKTTTLHAALAHLNTPDRKIWTAEDPVEITQRGLRQVQVNPKVGYSFQEALRSFLRSDPDVIMIGEMRDSETANTAISAALTGHLMLSTLHTNNAPETITRLIEMDMNPLNFADSILGILAQRLTRKLCDHCKEAYHPEYEEYEKMIQIYGADPDSTNKLPVYSNDLVLMKKRGCERCEGTGYKGRITIHELLKTSPAMKQAIKKKNSIDEIRELAVAEGMKTLVMDGIEKVFAGLTDLEQVMKAVIK from the coding sequence ATGTATCGAGATGTCATATTAGAGTTGAGGGACGGTCGAAGAGAATCCGGAATTCTCTCGCATGATTTTGATCCTCAAGTCGAATCATTGGAAATTATGACTAAGCATGATGGTAAACGGCATAATTATAATTTCTCCGATGTTTGCTGTGTAAAAATGATTCCTGATTCGAATTGGATCTTATCTTCAGGCCATCGATGGGTCAACAAATGTATTACCACCATTACGGGTCAGCAGTATGTTGTCTATTCTCTTGGTGAGAAAAAAAGTGATACCGGTTTCTTCGCTTTGAACACAAACAGTAATGGAGATGGTGACTACAAGCTTATTTTTTTCAATTACTCTGCAATTGATAGCCGCGCTCCCATAAATGTGATTGAAAATAATCAATCAGAGAATCCGGGAGCCTCGCCGACGCTCTATAAGTATTTGTTCAAGCAGCAGCAACGCGTTGCAAGTGGTCGAAAGGATGCGAACGAAGCGTTATCATTACCCGAAGATAAAAGTAAAGGGATGTTCTCCAGCCTGTATGATGACATGCAGAAGTTTCGCGTTGGTCAGATTCTGGTACTTGCTGATCTAATTACGCAAACACAACTCGATGAAACCCTGGAAGAGCAAAAAAATGTAAGGAACAAGAAAATCGGTAAGTTACTTATGGAAAAGAAAATGATAACCGAGGAGCAGCTTCTGAAGGCTCTGGCTATCAAACTGAGGATGAAGTATGTGGATCTCACGAGAATTATTCCTGATAAGTGTGCCCTTGATATGATACCGGGAAATATTGCCAAGTCTCTCAATGTTATTCCCATTGAAAAGGATGAGGCACGTGTCATTGTTGCAACTGCAGATCCGACAGATATTAGAATAGAAGATCTTCTCAGATTCTACACAAGAAAACGGATTGAATTTGTTGTCGCCACATCAAAACAAATAACGGAAGGGATTACTCATTATTATTATGAGGGTAATTTCGGGGTCAAAGACCTGATTGATGATATCACCGATACTTCCTTGGTGTCTTGGGAAGATGAAAAGGAACAGCAGGATCAAATCAGCGAATCGGATTCTTTGATAATCAGTCTTGTGAACAGAATTCTCCGGGAAGCATACCTTCGGGGGTCTTCAGATATCCACTTCGAACCGGGGATGAGAAAGGAACCTTCCCAGGTCAGATATCGGATCGATGGTGTCTGCAGCGTCGCTCACCATATACCGGCTGTTTACAAGAGGGCGCTTGTGTCGAGAATCAAGATCCTTGCCAATCTGGATATATCGGAACACCGACGTCCGCAAAGCGGTAAGATCGCCTTGCGATACGGTGCCGAACAGGTCGAATTCAGGGTTGAAGTGACGCCGACCGCCGGCGGCAATGAGGATGTTGTGCTCAGGGTTCTCAGGTCGTCACGGTTGTTCCAGTTGGAAGAATTGGGATTCAGTGATTACAATCTCCAAACATTCAAGGAACTTGTTGAAAAACCATACGGCATGCTGCTCTGTGTGGGACCCACAGGTTCTGGGAAAACAACAACACTTCATGCCGCCTTGGCACATCTGAACACGCCGGATCGGAAAATATGGACTGCAGAAGACCCGGTTGAAATCACCCAGCGCGGGCTGCGGCAGGTTCAGGTCAATCCAAAAGTGGGATACTCGTTTCAGGAAGCACTGCGGTCTTTTCTGAGATCGGACCCGGATGTCATCATGATCGGGGAGATGAGGGATTCTGAAACGGCGAATACAGCTATAAGTGCGGCATTGACGGGCCATCTGATGCTCAGCACGCTTCACACCAACAATGCTCCGGAAACGATTACCCGTCTGATAGAAATGGATATGAATCCCCTGAATTTCGCTGATTCGATACTGGGGATCCTGGCACAGCGACTGACCAGGAAATTGTGTGACCACTGCAAGGAGGCTTATCATCCCGAGTATGAAGAATATGAGAAAATGATTCAAATCTATGGGGCTGACCCTGATTCCACGAACAAATTACCTGTCTATTCCAATGATTTAGTTTTGATGAAGAAACGGGGTTGCGAGCGTTGCGAAGGGACTGGTTATAAAGGACGGATTACAATTCATGAATTGCTCAAAACATCTCCAGCCATGAAACAGGCGATCAAGAAGAAGAATTCCATAGATGAAATACGGGAACTTGCTGTTGCGGAAGGTATGAAGACATTGGTGATGGATGGGATTGAAAAGGTATTTGCCGGTCTTACTGATCTTGAACAAGTCATGAAAGCGGTTATCAAGTAA